Within the Channa argus isolate prfri chromosome 12, Channa argus male v1.0, whole genome shotgun sequence genome, the region TCAGTTTATGGAGTGTGATGTGACGTGGGTACAGTAGTGGAGCAGGAGTTCCCTCAGGGCAGATCAACACAAGCAGATGTTTCCCTGAGGCTTGTAGTGCCAGGGTGGGTGACAGATGCCTGATCATATAAAGCCATGAAGGCCCTCAAGTGTGGagtgtttttatgcgcttgaataTCAATTAATATAGTTAATTCTCCCTATATTGtctttatacatatttattccTTTACCACGGACTGCATGGTAGTCCTGAATTCTTAGGgtagtccccccccccccaaaaaaggcaCGCAGTCAGGTAGATATTCTTAAAGCAGAATATCAGTATTTAGATGCTGATCTGAAGACTCCTTTAGCAGACACGGTGTGGTCAGCATGTAAAGGGCTTAGAAACTCAACAGATTAATAATAAATCGAACACCCACAATTACATCACCTACAGCACAATCTGCTGATAAAGATCATGCCATGTGGccaaaaacttttaaacaaacactaaatgGACCTTAAGGGGAGGCTGCTTTGTTTTCAAGGTCAAGAATGAAACTTAACTACCAGTGTTAGCTCTCTACCTCTGAGCAGTACCATTTATACCACACTATGCTACAATTTATCATTCGTATGAAAATTCCCTTCTAACCAAGGCAGCATTGCTTCCCATTCGTTTCTCTTTTGCTTCAAAAATCTTATATCACACCTTCTTTACTCAGTTgtaattttcttatttcagTTTACCGTCATTTTCAACGGCAGCACCATGTTCACAAGCCTAAATGCAGTCTTTGACATGTTTGGACGTGGATATTTTTCTTCTTGAAAGTTAGATGAAAAGATTGCTCCCACACTCTTCAGCTCATTAGTATAGATCTGGGATTAGACAGAGAGAATTTCTGGCTTGTCCAATACTCAACACTACAGTAATCAACACCTTCAAAGATCACCAATTAAACTTAGCATCTTTTTTGTTGACATAAGCGTGAAAAGTAATTTCCGTTTGTGCACTAATTTTACAAAACctattattttacattcattgTGACGACTCAAATATGTGACCCATGTGGTAAATAATGAGTGAGTAAGGTTGGGAAAAACTCGGTGGTATGATGAAAGTTGTACCTTGTGTACCACGGGAACTGGAGAGGCTTATCATTTTCTGGGACTTTAAACAGCTGCGTTTTCATCTGTAAAGAGCAAATTCCTGGCATTACCCACCTGATTTCCACCAACTCCTACCGTTAAATTTAGCAGCGTTAATGtagcacattttgttttcttgtattGATATGTTGAGGTTTTCATTGCATGGCTTCAGTAATGTCTTCTTTCAAAAAGGTTTAACAGattaatagaaaatgttaaagtgtttgttttactgcattATTATATGCCTATCTTAATGGAAATTCTGTTAAAATTGAGGCCacatatttgaatgtaaaaacataaatcttTAAGTGGCTCTGGGAATGGAATCATCTACAAATAACCAACGACTGGTTGACCATATAAAGACCTTGAGTGCCCGTCTGGAGCTGTGTAGGCTGTGTAAGACTTGTGGCAGAGCAATTTGCAGCTTTTAACGGCTTTAATAAAAGTGGATCTAAAGGACGTAGGGCATTAGGGTCCAGACACACGGTGGAAAGAAACAAGGGAATCTGCTGGGACTCCTTTCATGTCCAAAACACCACTCGCCTTCTCTCTGCAGCGCCACTGAGAGATCAACTGTCCctggagagggaaaaaaattaaagatggaAATAGCATGTATCAAATGCTTTTCATACAAGAGGCAATTTTGGGTTAttcatttctgcttttctgccaaaatcaattaaatatGTACACAAAGTGAGATTTTATATCactttatttctcatttttatgcCAATATTGcaagtttttttctcttttttacttttaatgacATACAGATTTGAGCATGATCTGGAGCTGCaatatgtacaaaaacaaactaacatatGTTATCAAAAAACCGTCCCCTTGTTTTGACGTTATTGCTAAATGTTACAAACGGCACAGGTTTCTACCATGAGCAACCCTTTGAGCACTGAGTATACTACCACAACGACACCTCTGCTGACCATTTACTAGAATGAAACACAGTTACAGTGAGAGTGAAGAATAGCAAAAGGACATGGAGAAGAAAAGGTGGGGGGGAAAAAGTGATCTGACTGCAGCAAAGCTAAGCTTAAGAGGCTGTTACGAACAAAAATGTATAGAGGAAAGGTGAAAATTAAAACTCCAAATGTACATACATAAAGATGAGCCACAAAGAGGAAGGATGaaatgtgtgagagaaaaacaaaggttaGCACTCTGTAGTGCAAACAGCCAAATAGTCTAAAGAAGTAAGGCTGAGTGCGACAGAGAAGGGCTCCACActcctttttttatattttgtttaaagcTGCCTCTTACTCTGCCCTGTTTTGTTTAGCAGTGCATGAAAACTACATTATAAAAGACTTTTGGCATATTAGaggatacatacatacatacatacattgttCAGAGCTCcgaatataaaaacaaacacacacacaagaacagcTGCTTTTggaagagtaaaacaaatgtgaccagacacacagagagaaagaaactggATACAATGATATTTTGTAAAAGTATCTCAAATGCtaatgagtgttttttttctcccctctctGAAAGCTCTGTCGCCAAGATAATACAGCGTGTGTTTAAGAAGGCATGTAACATTTTCTTGACTCCTTTTGACAGTTCATCCCCTTTACAAGTGAGGTGTGTTATCAAGTTATTCAGTATCCTCCCTGTCTCTTTAAACTGCAGAAATTCAAAGAGAGATATAAACTGTAAACCAGCTCAGATTGTCAAGgcgacactttttttttttaatgcatgcaTCACCCCCTTTATTAGTTTGAGTAAATGTGACAAAGCTGCGCTGGGGAGATAAAGAGGAGCCAGGGGTGTTTGGCCTAAAAGAGGCAACTCAACGTGTAAACAACAAACCCAAAAATATCTGAACAAGGGTGGAAAGAGGGGGGGAGGTGATGCTAATGCAGAGGCTATATTAAAAACGCACCGAATTTAGAGCTCGTACGTATCGAAAACACTCAAGTTAAAAGTTTACAGTTAAGATTTTGTGATCTCCATCCGGCACAGTAAAGGGTTCAAATGGGCCTGTGGCTTGTCACGTCCAGAGTTCAGTGTGAAAAAGCGCAAATATTCGGGGTTTGATGCTGCACTACCGCTGCAGCGCCAATTACTAGACAACTCCAGGACAGACGGGAAGCGGCTTCTttgaaaatttttaaaaacaccacCTGGCCAACCTAGGCAGCATAGGCAATAatgcacttttctttctttttgacatTAGACAAGGGGGGATTTTATGccaatatattaaaaaaagcaaatcaatattgcaatataaaacatttaacataatttatGGACAGGTAGCGAAATGGGAGCATAACTTAATTTTTacagggggtggggtggggggggtcaagcaaaaccttttttgttcccatttaaaagttttgcttgTGATAAAGTCTGAAATTGACATTCAAGTTTaaatattgttctttttcctGGAAGTGTCTACAGTTGTACTGTACTATTAAAGATCACAAGTATTGCCTTCGAATGTTTATCAGACATTTGTATTCAGGtggaagacagaaaaacaaaacaaaacaaaacaaaaaaaacaatgaatctcaagttctttttgttttggagaGCAGGTTTGAATTGAAGCGAGTCTGACTCACTATTCCATTACAGCGACAACATAcgacagtctcacacacacagacacacttgcTGGCTGGTGAACTAGTGCTCAGGCGGACAACAACGATGAATTGACCTGTACAATATTGCTGTAATGTGAGgaaatgcaaaacacatttagaaGGCCTTTACGTGGTTGCCATGAACACAGACGAGTGCAACTACTTGGACAGTGAATTATGAACACACTCTTGTtcctgcaaaacagaaaaacaaaaacgaaatGACAGGAGAGTTTACAGCGCTTGTGAGACATTGTACCAAAAGTGAAAAGGTGCCAGGCACCACATggggaaaaaacattaaaatgaaaaaacggGATTGAAAGCTGAGAGATCTCTTAGAAGGCTGCTTTGCTTTGCACGACAaggtggagcagcagcagcgagCTCAAAACAGCAGTGCTCCTGTGATAAGAAGCGAggcattagtttgtttttgtgctatGCACAGGTTCTTCCAAGGTGAGTAAACAGCAGATAAGAGGATGGagaagtatttttctttttttgtaaatgacatTATCAGTAAGGCCACATCAAATTGAAAAGTGTCCGACTTTTTTGGGAAACCAACTGGAGTTGAATGCcaccaaaaccacacacaagcacacaaacacccccacacacagGAAGACACCTCGCTAGGTGCAGTTTAGAGAGACAAGTTTCACTACGTTATCAGATACATTGACCATTAGAGCGACAGATACAGGATATTAGATATGTGACTGGTTTGACTGTGTACACAGTAAGAATATACAGTACTAAGGCTATCCTTTTAAGTCAATGACTACGCTTATTACATTAGTTTGAAAATGacaactgacttttttttcGTAACCACGGAAGTCTAGTTTTTGATGTATTCTGCAAATGTTGCTATGGCTCCATATGAGATGTACTGATGTGTATACTTTCCTAAGGAGACATAGCGCACATAGAGTATTGCAGGCAAGGCAGAGGCGTTGcttaaagcttttctttttaaagactTCATACAAACCAATGATAAAAAATAGGCCCTCTGAGGTTATTtcccaatttaaaaacaaaaacaaaacaaaacataaacaacaaccTTCGCTTACATTAATAACAACAACCCAGACTTCAGGTTTTTCCCCAACAGGATTAAAACAAAAGTTCAATCCAAAGACTGAAAAAGCAGGCGTTTGCAGTAAGGttgcaaaaacatacacatcGGGATTCTGGACCTCAAAAGGGGGGAAACAAAGCCCAAGCTCAGAGGAAGAATAGAAACTATTTGGTAACAAAAGTGTACTATATGTTTAATACAAAAAGGTATGGAGAAAAATGTACCTTTACTAAAGCTTATACAAGATCCTTGGTCCATAAAAACTATGTTATCGTCACGTTTTGCGTGTGTCCCTCTGCATTCCTTGCGCTCCCTCCAACAACAATACATCCAGCCCCCTTTAGGAAACCacaaattaatgcaaaataatataaaaacaaaaagaataattataAAACAAGTGGCTGGAGGGTTAAGGTGGAGGGTATGGGGAGCAGGCCGGCGCAAAAATATACTTTTGAGAGATTTTTCTTCTTGTACACGGTGGATGTATTGTTGTTGTGGTTTCCATTCTCACAGCCGAAGAAAGGTGCTGGTGCTCTGAGCCTGCAGGGACTTCACTCATTCCAAACAGCAGGACTGGATCGGCAGGTCCCTAAAGTTACCACAGGAGAGGGGGCATCACAAGGAGTGCCTTCACTTATTCTTGCAGGCTGACAACTTTGTGATGTCAATCCTTCAGATTTCCCCTGCGTTTGCTCCTTTTTACCACCGATTTTTCCattcagcttctttgtatccaGAATTAATACGCAGCACTTCagagtttttgtttattattccCCATTGTCTTTATATACCTTAAGGCATATTGAATTGAGTGGCCCCTGTGTGCGTTAGGAGACCACTGCTGCGGCGGTGGAGGATGAGGATGTGACTCCAGCGTTGGAGGAGCTGTTGGGGCCGTAGACACCGGGACCGGACTCCTGGCTGCTGCTGTTCAGCAGGCTGGAGTTTCCGGCCCGCAGAATGGCCCCAGCGGCGCTGCAGTGTGGCCGGGGCCCCGGCTCTGGCGTGTAGGTGAAGGTCAGTGTGGTGGAGTAGATGATGCCATCATTCCTCACCAGCGTGACAGGCACCTGGACAGGCTGCCGCACCCAGCGCCAGCCCTCACGGAAGGCGGAGATGTCGGGCACCACGCACAGCATGCTCTCTGCACACCTAATGTGTGtttagtaacaaaaaaaaaataaaataatataaaaatacagagTAATGCCAGAGTTTGGTTATTATAACATAGATGCAGATAAGTGCAGATAACTTCCTGTCATAACTTGAAGGAGGAGACATCATTACTTGTTAAATCACCACTGCAATAATCTTTAAGCCTTATGGGGGGAGAAGACATGTTGTCGACACGttctaaaacaatattttacattaatatagCAGGTTTGGTTCTACACTTGCCTCCATCTGGTTTTAAACGACACCTGTTGGAAAAATAATAGCACAGGTTTTAAGAAGGGGATTATTTGGCTTGATTTAGGTGCATCAAGCTGCAGATTGTGTGCATAATTTATAGGCTGAAGGAGaatgttttaatcttttattaatTTGGACACCAATGCCCAGGTATTAAGGTTTGCAATATATACATTAAACCTAAAGTTCCTTCCACAGGCCTAATAAGTTATTTTAAGTGAGTTTCATATAAagtctggagaaaaaaaacggGGAATAGACAAACCTGTACATAGTCTCAGCCTCAACATCACCAAACCAGACCCGCAAATTTGGAGTGAAGTTCTGTCCTGTCAGCTCCAACATGGCAACATCGCCACCACCGTTCAGCtgcagacaaagaagaaaatgttgaaagaagACATGTTGTACAGATATAAATCACTGTCAGCACCGTGACTAGATTTACAGTGACTTCAGAATATATTCGAAGACGTCCGTTTTTGGTACACCTCATTTTGCTGTTGTGCCTTCTTTGGCTATCAATCTATAGTGAAGTGAAAGAGTGTAGGACAAAAAGGAGGAATAATTTCTGAAGCCACAATCAGGGATGTGGACATGCAAGCGCAAAGCAAATCTCTTTTTGTTCTGTGTCAAGAAACACCACTTGCTTGTACCTGTAAGCTCTCTACCACAGGCACAGGGGTGACAGGCGAGTGGACAGGGCCCATGCCCTCATAGAAAGTGTATTCTGCCTTGTCTGTGCTGATGATTGTCCAGGAGGCGCCGTCATTGATCATCTCCTTGTTTGGTTCCTTTGGGCATGGAGTGGCCTAGCAGAAGAGAAAGATTTGGAGAAGTGACCTTTACCGCACATCAGGGAGAGATAACCATCAACAATTACCTCCAATCATGGCTACTCTCCACTGCAATCAATTCTGTCACTCTTCAACTTAACAACTGTGTGAAGTTCCTCTTTAATCGTCAAAAGTGTATAAGGTGGATTTGACCTAGAATGTGAATGGATGCCTACAAGCAGAGACACATGATAGATGTGTGAGTTGTTTGGGTGAGACACTGACTTGAAACTGGATGATCCTTTCTTGGGAAAGGCACAGGTACATGCGTTCTGTGTCCTTCAGGTAGAAGGCACACTTATGGAGCTGGGAGACGGGGTCATCTGCATCCAGCAGCGCCGTCTGCTTGTCAACCTTTCGGATgatctgaaagagaaagagagcgcGATTTAGCCACGTGGAAGAATCGGGACAGGGAAAGAAGAATTGTAGTGAAGACAGATGgatcattttaatgtattttctccCCTGGCTGCTGCAATAATTACACAATTTCCCCACTAACGCCAGtggcatttgtatttgtttcccACTTTTCTAGCCTGTGTTTCTTTTACCAGTCTGGGCAGGGCCATGCCAGTGACAGAGCAAACCAGCTTGACTGTCTGGCCGTAGTGGATGTAACCGTCTCTCACAGTGAATTCTTCTCCTTCAGACTCCTCATCAtccactgtaaacacacacacacacacacacacacacacacacacacacacacacacagcagggaaCAAATTATTAACCCACAAAACTGGTTTCAATTCATTCAAACCCACATTCAATCACTTCCTTTGTCTTTGATGCGTCACCTATGTGATTACTATAATACAGAGTGCAGTGGAGAAGACAATGTGTCAAGCTGTCAAACTACATCAGATCGTCCTGCAATTTTGTTGTATAATGTTTGCGCTTGCGTTAAAGTAACAGCTCAGACTCAATGACACTTACACAGGTGGATGTAAAAAGCACCCCACTGCTGGGAACTGGCGTGAAAGTTGCCGCCCTCCACATGTAGGTAGCGCGTACTGACTGTTTGGGACCTCAGCCGGTTGAACAGTGCCACCTTGGTCCCTGATGCGATACACACTAGACCAGCAGGAGTAACAACATACGCAGGCAGGTTACATAATGACCCCAAAATGACATGTTGCTCACAGAAGTGAGAAAACAGACATGAAACCATTAAGAGGCACGAAGAGGTGGAGCCATTAACTGGGTTAGAAGGCAATTGAATGATGATGCACTGCCCTCTATTGGTCAAAGGGAAAAATAGGGATAAAGAAGggggaagaagaaaacattttccaaatgacAAATTGCTCCTTTTATAGCAATTAACTACTTAGGATGAGTTCTGATGAGTTGCTACTAAATCAACTTTGAAGTGAACAATATAACTCACAGTCTGCATTTTTCAGGGACTGTTTCTTTTTGGATGGCTTGGAGATGACTTTGATCCTCTTGCTGAGGAAAACACCGATGTCTGCGCTGTTGCCGTAGAACATCTTGACAGACAACATGAAGTGCTTTCTCTTGTCAGAGTCGGATATGTACAAGGTTTTGGCTGTGCAATAATTCTGGGAAGAAAGCAAAGATGAAAATTCTATTTGAAGTTTTCTCCCCAGCTCATTTGGATTTCCATCCAAACAGTGAATGTTTAACATGTCTAGAAATCATGTTTATCTCCAGAACATCTTccatcatctgtgtgtgtcataCCTTTCCCTCCAAGTTCAGCTGTTGCATTTCTTGGTCACTGTTGCCGATGCCGATGAAGGCACAAGGCTGCGACTCCTGCTCGGAGCAACCGTCTCGCTCCATctgttccttctttttcttccagcCACTACCCATCAGATACACGCAGGGGGGAGGGCAGAAGAACCTGAACAGGAGGAAAAATATTTAGGATTCCTTGAAGCCAAATCTTACGAAAAAAAAGCCAGTGTCCTCAGGACTGTATTTCACATTGTGTGAAATTCTAGCCACAGAAATAACCTTCTGGGGAGAAAATGTTTAGAGATACAACCAATCTATAAACTAGTTCACACTTGACTATGTGCATCTCTGACTTTCCACCAGAAGAGGGCAGACCTTTACCAAGCTTGAACCA harbors:
- the rbpjb gene encoding recombination signal binding protein for immunoglobulin kappa J region b translates to MAPVVTGKFGERPQPQRLTREAMRNYLKERGDQTVMILHAKVAQKSYGNEKRFFCPPPCVYLMGSGWKKKKEQMERDGCSEQESQPCAFIGIGNSDQEMQQLNLEGKNYCTAKTLYISDSDKRKHFMLSVKMFYGNSADIGVFLSKRIKVISKPSKKKQSLKNADLCIASGTKVALFNRLRSQTVSTRYLHVEGGNFHASSQQWGAFYIHLLDDEESEGEEFTVRDGYIHYGQTVKLVCSVTGMALPRLIIRKVDKQTALLDADDPVSQLHKCAFYLKDTERMYLCLSQERIIQFQATPCPKEPNKEMINDGASWTIISTDKAEYTFYEGMGPVHSPVTPVPVVESLQLNGGGDVAMLELTGQNFTPNLRVWFGDVEAETMYRCAESMLCVVPDISAFREGWRWVRQPVQVPVTLVRNDGIIYSTTLTFTYTPEPGPRPHCSAAGAILRAGNSSLLNSSSQESGPGVYGPNSSSNAGVTSSSSTAAAVVS